In one Myripristis murdjan chromosome 5, fMyrMur1.1, whole genome shotgun sequence genomic region, the following are encoded:
- the rps10 gene encoding small ribosomal subunit protein eS10: MLMPKKNRIAIYELLFKEGVMVAKKDVHLAKHPELADKNVPNLHVMKAMQSLKSCGYVKEQFAWRHFYWYLTNEGIQYLRDFLHLPPEIVPATLRRQTRPETARPRPKGMEGERPARLNRGEADRDTYRRSAAPPGADKKAEAGAGAATEFQFRGGFGRGRGQQPQ, translated from the exons ATGCTGATGCCCAAGAAAAACCGCATTGCAATCTATGAGCTCCTCTTCAAGGAGGGGGTCATGGTTGCAAAGAAGGATGTCCACCTGGCCAAGCATCCCGAGCTTGCTGACAAGAATGTGCCCAACCTTCATGTGATGAAAGCCATGCAG TCCTTGAAGTCATGTGGGTATGTCAAGGAGCAATTTGCCTGGCGTCACTTTTACTGGTACCTCACCAACGAGGGTATCCAGTACCTGAGAGACTTCCTCCATCTTCCCCCTGAGATTGTGCCCGCCACCCTGCGTCGCCAGACCCGCCCTGAGACCGCAAGGCCCAGGCCAAAGG GAATGGAAGGAGAGAGGCCCGCCCGCCTTAACCGTGGGGAGGCTGACAGAGACACATACAGGCGATCTGCTGCACCCC CTGGTGCCGACAAGAAAGCAGAGGCTGGTGCTGGAGCTGCCACAGAGTTCCAGTTC